A region of Chloracidobacterium sp. DNA encodes the following proteins:
- a CDS encoding glycosyltransferase yields MKKCLVSVVIPNYNYAHFLRETIDSVLSQTYSDIEIIVVDDGSKDASKNILEGYGEKIRTIFQQNQGVSAARNTGVGISNGEFIAFLDADDSWMPAKIAKQIERFEADTKLGLVHVGVDEVDESGNSLLKRFDGLEGNVSDDLLMLKREGILGGGSGLMIPRKIFDEVGGFDTRLSTSADWDLFYQISKRYSVGFINEILIKYRMHNSNMHANVNAMEHDMMLAFEKAFSVQTLKLTSLRRRAYGSLHQILAGSYFAVGNYRAFFFHSIKSLMFSPGNIRHFIRYGRRQDRRRGAGSE; encoded by the coding sequence ATGAAAAAATGCCTCGTCAGTGTTGTAATTCCAAACTATAACTATGCTCACTTTTTGCGCGAGACGATCGACAGTGTACTGTCGCAAACATACTCGGATATTGAGATCATTGTCGTTGACGACGGTTCAAAGGATGCATCAAAAAATATATTGGAAGGTTATGGAGAAAAGATACGCACAATATTTCAGCAGAATCAGGGTGTTTCGGCGGCTCGGAACACTGGCGTAGGAATAAGCAACGGGGAATTTATTGCTTTTTTGGATGCGGACGATTCATGGATGCCGGCAAAGATTGCGAAACAGATTGAGCGGTTTGAAGCGGACACAAAGCTAGGACTCGTTCACGTTGGCGTAGATGAGGTTGATGAAAGCGGCAACTCGTTACTAAAAAGGTTTGACGGACTAGAGGGTAACGTGTCGGACGATCTCCTGATGTTAAAACGCGAAGGCATCTTAGGCGGAGGCAGCGGCCTGATGATTCCGCGAAAAATATTTGACGAGGTTGGCGGCTTTGATACGCGGCTTTCAACTTCGGCTGACTGGGATCTGTTTTATCAGATTAGCAAGCGGTATTCCGTCGGTTTCATAAACGAAATCCTGATCAAATATCGCATGCACAATTCAAACATGCATGCTAACGTTAATGCAATGGAGCACGATATGATGCTCGCTTTTGAAAAGGCATTTAGCGTCCAGACGCTGAAATTAACGAGTCTTAGGCGACGGGCCTATGGTAGTCTTCACCAAATTCTCGCGGGGTCGTATTTCGCAGTAGGAAACTATCGGGCATTTTTTTTCCATTCGATAAAGAGTCTGATGTTTAGCCCCGGTAATATAAGGCACTTTATCAGATATGGACGGCGTCAAGATCGCAGGCGAGGTGCTGGAAGTGAGTGA
- a CDS encoding class I SAM-dependent methyltransferase, producing the protein MSELTELPPNPITGKNNVRIVDTYAVEDIIRLYREQENVDVEHYFGYGDTLYLLECPDIGYRFYYPFETAGGAEFYQDLDRVARERGLEYGRSVGEDHEIALKHISPHDSVLEVGCNIGMFLELVAETTKDVVGLDFNPEAIEKAKLRGVTALSESIENHAAHHVCSYDVVCAFQVFEHLAQIGSMLTAMLSALRPGGKLIMSVPNNEPFFQRFSKYDPLNMPPHHAGLWNLAAFDRLANEFGMTLADHEYYGTRGILPDAYLRSKLMADVRSLPVRHSISDKIKMLAFAPIALSLSSFDFLFRGVRNHANLLVVFKK; encoded by the coding sequence ATGTCTGAATTAACAGAACTGCCCCCAAATCCAATAACCGGTAAAAATAATGTTCGTATCGTAGATACCTATGCGGTCGAAGACATCATCCGTCTTTATCGCGAGCAGGAAAATGTCGATGTTGAGCATTATTTCGGGTATGGCGACACTCTGTATTTGTTGGAATGCCCTGATATTGGTTACCGCTTTTATTATCCTTTCGAAACGGCTGGAGGCGCCGAATTTTATCAGGATCTCGACCGCGTGGCCAGAGAACGCGGCCTTGAGTATGGCCGTAGCGTGGGCGAGGATCATGAGATTGCGTTAAAACACATTAGCCCTCACGATAGCGTTTTAGAGGTCGGCTGTAATATAGGGATGTTCTTGGAGCTAGTCGCAGAAACTACAAAAGATGTAGTCGGCCTTGATTTCAATCCGGAAGCAATTGAAAAGGCCAAGTTGAGAGGGGTTACTGCTCTGAGTGAGTCGATAGAAAACCATGCAGCTCATCACGTTTGTAGTTATGATGTCGTTTGCGCTTTTCAGGTTTTTGAGCATCTGGCCCAGATTGGATCTATGCTTACTGCCATGCTAAGTGCCTTGAGACCCGGCGGGAAACTGATTATGAGCGTTCCGAACAATGAGCCGTTTTTCCAACGTTTTAGTAAATACGATCCGTTAAATATGCCTCCGCATCATGCCGGATTATGGAATCTTGCGGCGTTCGATCGATTGGCCAACGAATTTGGAATGACCTTGGCAGATCATGAATACTACGGGACACGGGGCATTCTACCTGACGCTTACCTTAGATCGAAGCTGATGGCCGATGTGAGGTCTCTTCCTGTACGGCATTCGATTTCTGATAAAATTAAGATGCTCGCCTTCGCTCCGATAGCTCTGTCGTTAAGTTCCTTTGATTTTTTGTTTAGAGGCGTCCGAAACCACGCAAATCTCTTAGTTGTTTTCAAAAAATAA
- a CDS encoding zinc ribbon domain-containing protein: MFCPECGTEERQSNQFCRACGIDMRRVRVAVETPDSITASAMSAREEIGRAVASKIRETQDTRELKKVVDEVLPEIEKFLESPAERKLRSMRMGAMLSSIGIGIGIALSIVAMATQKEEILLLAGLGFINFFIGLGFIINGMYFTLPKKDILDRSSDAESQRQLDGITGQTNDLRLAEPSPLFSSVTESTTRHLKEKEPISGD; this comes from the coding sequence GTGTTTTGTCCCGAATGCGGAACTGAGGAGCGGCAGTCGAACCAGTTTTGCCGCGCGTGCGGCATTGATATGCGCCGTGTGCGTGTTGCGGTCGAGACGCCTGACAGCATCACGGCTTCGGCGATGTCCGCCCGCGAAGAGATCGGCCGTGCAGTCGCGTCCAAAATTCGTGAAACGCAGGACACTCGCGAACTTAAGAAAGTTGTCGATGAAGTTTTACCTGAGATCGAAAAATTTCTCGAGTCACCCGCCGAAAGAAAGCTGCGCAGTATGCGAATGGGAGCCATGCTCTCTTCCATAGGGATCGGCATCGGCATCGCACTGTCGATAGTGGCGATGGCTACACAGAAAGAGGAGATACTGCTGCTCGCCGGCCTTGGATTTATAAACTTCTTTATCGGCCTCGGCTTCATTATCAACGGTATGTATTTCACCTTGCCAAAAAAGGATATCCTCGACAGATCGTCCGACGCCGAGAGCCAACGCCAACTAGACGGAATTACAGGCCAAACAAACGACCTGCGACTTGCCGAACCGTCACCTCTATTTTCTTCCGTTACCGAGAGCACAACGCGGCACCTGAAAGAAAAAGAGCCTATTTCTGGTGATTAA
- a CDS encoding FkbM family methyltransferase codes for MDGVKIAGEVLEVSDPLPLKTRLLDGVRRVFTVNPFENGMLFLLRGVKYGGFWSRFIPGPHLYPHESKRTVTRDGINYELDISCMMQWYVFWDFKEKQRDRLYSFIKEGDVVFDVGTNIGETLLNFGGLVGSKGFVYGFEPDEKNFNNLQKNIGLNNFENLQVFNLGVSDRKERVKLHRVNQNNLGMNRILNETEAGKFEDFSEIETNTLDNIVVENHIQKIDLIKIDIEGYEMHALRGAHQLLQTFRPKLFIEVGYTRLLDLGTSPLEMVAYLHKFGYRIFHAETDEAVDEKYDFSPLGDGGIDVYAVADAV; via the coding sequence ATGGACGGCGTCAAGATCGCAGGCGAGGTGCTGGAAGTGAGTGATCCTTTGCCCCTTAAGACTAGATTGCTGGATGGCGTCAGGCGGGTATTTACAGTCAATCCGTTCGAGAACGGAATGCTTTTCTTACTGCGCGGCGTGAAATATGGAGGTTTTTGGTCACGGTTTATTCCCGGTCCGCACTTGTATCCACACGAGTCAAAACGCACCGTCACCCGCGACGGCATAAACTATGAGCTCGACATTAGCTGCATGATGCAATGGTATGTTTTTTGGGACTTTAAGGAGAAACAAAGAGATCGGCTTTACTCATTTATAAAAGAGGGCGATGTGGTGTTTGACGTCGGCACTAATATCGGCGAAACATTGTTGAATTTTGGCGGCCTAGTGGGTAGTAAAGGCTTTGTTTATGGTTTTGAACCAGATGAAAAGAATTTTAATAATCTGCAGAAAAACATCGGCCTCAACAATTTTGAAAATCTGCAGGTTTTCAATCTGGGAGTTTCAGACCGCAAGGAGCGAGTTAAGCTTCACCGGGTAAATCAGAACAACCTTGGGATGAACCGCATTTTGAATGAGACCGAGGCTGGGAAATTTGAGGATTTTTCTGAAATCGAAACGAATACGCTCGACAATATCGTTGTCGAAAACCACATCCAAAAAATTGACTTGATAAAGATCGATATCGAAGGCTATGAAATGCACGCTCTTCGCGGAGCGCACCAATTGCTACAAACATTCAGGCCTAAACTATTTATCGAAGTCGGTTATACTCGTCTGTTAGACCTTGGAACCAGCCCGCTAGAGATGGTTGCGTATTTGCACAAATTTGGTTATCGAATTTTTCATGCGGAAACTGACGAGGCCGTCGACGAAAAATATGATTTTTCACCTCTGGGTGATGGCGGGATAGATGTTTATGCCGTCGCTGACGCGGTATGA
- the thiC gene encoding phosphomethylpyrimidine synthase ThiC, translated as MSEIQEKTSDEVKLPSSRKVYVETNGSTVNSGKHNLRIPFREIALSPSKDFDGNLEENPPVRVYDTSGIWTDPQAKCDVREGLPALRRDWIVGRGDVEEYVGREVLPQDNGYLTKGAEDIARVKDRGTLEEFPSLRRAPLKAKSGACVTQMHYARKGIITPEMEYVAIRENLGRQAEYDHLTNAERSDRSSLNHQHKGESFGASIPTFVTPEFVRDEVARGRAIIPNNINHPESEPMAIGRNFLVKINANIGNSAIASSIEEEVEKMRWSTLWGADTVMDLSTGKNIHATREWILRNSPVPIGTVPIYQALEKVNGKAEDLTWEIYRDTLIEQAEQGVDYFTIHAGVRLPFIPMTAKRTTGIVSRGGSIMAKWCLAHHEESFLYTRFREICEIMRTYDVAFSLGDGLRPGSIADANDEAQFAELDTLGELTKIAWEMDCQTMIEGPGHVPMHLIKENMDKQLEICGEAPFYTLGPLTTDIAPGYDHITSGIGAAMIGWFGTAMLCYVTPKEHLGLPNKQDVKEGVITYKLAAHAADLAKGHPGAQYRDNALSKARFEFRWEDQFNLGLDPEKAKEFHDETLPAEGAKLAHFCSMCGPHFCSMKITQDVRDYANAQNIEAEKALAVGMSEKAKEFVKSGGEIYHGNLPEDGKHDH; from the coding sequence ATGTCAGAAATACAAGAAAAAACCAGTGATGAAGTAAAGCTTCCGAGTTCGCGTAAGGTTTACGTCGAAACTAACGGTAGTACCGTAAATAGCGGAAAACATAATCTACGAATCCCTTTTCGCGAGATCGCTTTGTCACCGTCGAAAGACTTTGACGGCAATCTTGAAGAAAATCCGCCTGTCCGTGTTTATGACACGAGCGGCATTTGGACCGATCCACAGGCTAAATGTGATGTTCGCGAAGGTCTGCCGGCCTTGCGTCGGGATTGGATAGTTGGGCGCGGTGATGTCGAGGAATATGTGGGGCGCGAAGTTTTGCCGCAGGATAATGGTTATTTGACCAAAGGTGCAGAGGATATCGCCCGTGTAAAGGACCGCGGCACTCTGGAAGAGTTTCCAAGTCTGCGCCGTGCGCCGTTAAAGGCTAAAAGTGGAGCATGCGTCACGCAGATGCATTACGCTCGCAAAGGCATTATCACGCCCGAGATGGAGTACGTTGCGATCCGCGAAAACCTTGGCCGTCAGGCCGAATATGACCATCTTACAAACGCGGAACGCAGCGACCGGAGTTCGTTGAATCATCAGCACAAAGGCGAATCTTTTGGAGCGTCGATTCCGACATTTGTTACGCCCGAATTCGTCCGTGACGAGGTCGCTCGCGGCCGGGCGATCATCCCAAACAATATCAACCATCCTGAATCTGAACCGATGGCGATCGGGCGTAATTTTCTGGTCAAAATTAATGCCAACATTGGAAATTCCGCCATTGCCTCTAGCATTGAGGAAGAGGTCGAGAAGATGCGTTGGTCAACGCTGTGGGGAGCCGACACGGTGATGGACCTTTCGACCGGAAAGAATATTCACGCGACCCGCGAATGGATACTTCGCAATTCACCAGTGCCGATCGGCACTGTACCGATCTATCAGGCACTCGAAAAGGTAAATGGCAAAGCCGAAGACCTTACTTGGGAAATATACCGCGACACGCTTATCGAACAAGCTGAGCAAGGCGTTGATTATTTTACTATCCATGCCGGCGTGCGGCTGCCGTTTATTCCGATGACAGCAAAACGCACGACCGGCATCGTCAGCCGCGGTGGTTCGATCATGGCAAAATGGTGCCTTGCACATCACGAGGAAAGCTTTTTATACACACGTTTTCGCGAGATATGCGAGATCATGCGGACGTATGACGTTGCATTTTCTCTTGGCGACGGATTGCGGCCGGGATCGATCGCGGATGCGAACGACGAAGCGCAATTTGCCGAGCTCGATACGCTTGGTGAGCTGACCAAAATTGCTTGGGAAATGGATTGCCAAACAATGATCGAAGGGCCGGGCCATGTTCCGATGCACCTCATTAAAGAGAACATGGACAAGCAGCTCGAGATCTGCGGCGAGGCTCCTTTTTACACGCTCGGGCCGCTGACGACCGATATTGCACCGGGTTACGATCACATCACAAGCGGCATCGGGGCGGCGATGATCGGCTGGTTTGGTACGGCGATGCTTTGCTACGTGACGCCAAAGGAACATCTTGGCCTGCCAAATAAACAAGACGTAAAAGAAGGCGTGATCACATACAAGCTCGCAGCCCACGCCGCGGATCTCGCAAAAGGCCATCCGGGAGCACAATACCGCGACAACGCTCTCTCAAAAGCACGCTTTGAGTTTCGCTGGGAAGACCAATTCAACCTCGGTCTCGATCCGGAAAAGGCTAAAGAGTTTCACGACGAGACGCTTCCTGCCGAAGGTGCCAAGCTTGCCCATTTCTGCTCGATGTGCGGGCCGCACTTTTGCTCGATGAAGATCACGCAGGATGTACGCGATTACGCTAACGCCCAAAACATTGAAGCCGAGAAAGCCCTTGCGGTTGGAATGAGCGAAAAAGCAAAAGAATTCGTGAAAAGCGGCGGCGAAATCTATCATGGCAATTTACCCGAAGATGGAAAACACGATCATTAA
- a CDS encoding M48 family metalloprotease, giving the protein MRIFFLVISLCAVAFPSTVFFQDCAPPPIVFNSKSGNIFSPEQEMYLGDAVMERVEKDYRVMDDAAVNAYLQAIGERIIKHLPASGIRYRFVVADLPDTNAYAFPGGRIMVTRKLISFVRSEDELAAVIGHELGHATVHHGAIDMSRYFKQILNVSSVGDRRDVFEKYNRYLEAFRTKRVNTSDDHENNQQLEADKIGVFAVYAAGYDPNAMTSFWKRLTDAKKVSFWGSVFGERRPADKRLGEMISAVKNIPTPCIDKLASSTKSDFDKWKGFVINYSGLGAKESLVGLTRRQTLVPLRSDIQHLRFSPDGQYVLAQDASTVSVVKREPFSVVFRVEVEDAFPAIFSPDSQSLVVYNRNLRVQKWNISDQKLISTNEIALPGGGYWQTRISPVGNYVACYKFNADLIVYDVVSGEEVFKQKDFYLPSYWEVFWWDLMKDYYDGGEYPALNIEFSPDGKYFIAGKRTFGRDLFGNFMREQTVAVDLSTRQKISIGENVKKLLLTSMDFIGSNKVIGQYGSDAKKSGVFTFPDGERLAQFELSGSNFLAGYSGDLITVRPVAGAAVGLFDLNQKKFLLGNAKSAMDVYDKTFVAEKRDGEIGLFNAETRENIASVALPPSPFGYLRTGELSADGNWLVVSERSRGAAWDLRTGERKVHIRAFKGSYITPDAMVYSDFPKQGKSERSIAVMDLKNSTVNPLGDMASDANIRQMGRYLLVRKPLKEKKEKTEKEEDKKKVPFSEEAREKALPDKEMLMELRDVKTGTLLWQREFLKERPSVVINSVHDSMVLGWALNSDAAKQIINNNPALKAKREKMGDKDGDQLIELIDPKTGEIKGDFLLETGEGSFRPEYLTLAGDYLLVNDNRNRILVFSSATGDLITRFFGNYAAASPATKRIAIENSPGRVTIFDIVTGAEITKLSFIHPVSMIQFTGEGQGLFVLTSDQTAYTFDTAKFKAVD; this is encoded by the coding sequence ATGCGTATCTTCTTCCTTGTGATCTCACTCTGTGCAGTCGCCTTTCCATCAACCGTCTTTTTTCAGGACTGCGCTCCGCCGCCGATAGTATTTAACTCGAAGAGTGGAAATATTTTTTCACCAGAACAGGAAATGTATCTGGGGGACGCTGTGATGGAACGCGTTGAAAAAGACTATCGTGTCATGGACGACGCGGCTGTAAACGCGTACTTACAGGCGATCGGTGAACGTATCATCAAACATCTTCCGGCGTCGGGCATTCGCTATAGGTTTGTGGTTGCGGACCTGCCGGACACGAATGCCTACGCTTTTCCGGGCGGCCGAATAATGGTCACTCGCAAACTGATCAGTTTTGTCAGAAGCGAAGACGAATTGGCGGCGGTCATTGGACACGAACTGGGCCATGCGACCGTTCATCACGGGGCCATCGATATGTCACGTTATTTCAAGCAGATACTCAATGTTAGCAGCGTGGGTGACCGCCGTGATGTGTTTGAAAAATATAACCGGTATCTTGAAGCGTTTCGCACTAAACGGGTCAACACATCTGACGATCACGAGAACAATCAACAGCTCGAAGCAGATAAGATCGGTGTTTTTGCGGTTTACGCGGCGGGCTACGATCCGAACGCCATGACCTCATTCTGGAAGCGGTTGACGGACGCTAAGAAGGTGAGTTTCTGGGGATCGGTCTTTGGTGAACGCAGGCCGGCCGACAAACGCCTTGGGGAAATGATCAGCGCGGTAAAAAATATTCCAACCCCGTGTATTGACAAGTTGGCGTCCTCGACAAAATCGGATTTTGATAAATGGAAAGGGTTCGTTATCAATTATTCCGGCCTTGGAGCAAAAGAATCGTTAGTCGGACTGACTCGCCGGCAGACATTGGTTCCATTGCGAAGCGACATTCAACATTTGCGCTTTAGTCCGGACGGTCAATATGTTTTGGCACAAGACGCCTCGACGGTTTCAGTCGTAAAACGGGAGCCTTTTTCTGTGGTCTTTCGGGTCGAAGTAGAGGATGCATTTCCGGCAATATTTTCCCCTGATTCGCAATCCCTCGTCGTTTACAATCGCAATCTGCGGGTCCAAAAATGGAACATATCCGATCAGAAACTTATATCGACAAATGAGATAGCTCTGCCAGGCGGCGGATATTGGCAGACGCGCATTTCACCTGTCGGAAATTATGTAGCGTGTTACAAATTCAACGCCGATCTGATCGTTTACGATGTCGTTAGCGGAGAAGAGGTTTTCAAACAGAAAGATTTCTATTTGCCTTCTTACTGGGAAGTGTTTTGGTGGGACCTGATGAAAGACTATTACGACGGCGGTGAGTATCCTGCGCTAAATATTGAGTTTTCACCTGACGGGAAATATTTTATAGCTGGAAAGCGAACATTTGGAAGAGATCTTTTCGGAAATTTCATGCGAGAGCAAACGGTAGCTGTTGATCTTTCGACGAGGCAAAAGATATCGATCGGTGAAAATGTAAAGAAATTGCTCCTCACTTCGATGGATTTTATCGGGTCCAACAAGGTGATCGGCCAATATGGGAGCGACGCTAAGAAATCAGGTGTATTTACATTTCCGGACGGTGAGCGTCTTGCCCAATTTGAACTTAGCGGCTCAAATTTTTTGGCTGGTTACTCAGGTGATTTGATCACAGTGCGTCCGGTCGCCGGTGCTGCCGTCGGCCTGTTTGATCTGAATCAAAAGAAATTCCTGCTGGGCAATGCAAAGTCGGCCATGGACGTTTACGACAAAACTTTTGTCGCTGAGAAACGTGATGGAGAAATTGGCTTGTTCAACGCAGAAACGAGAGAGAATATTGCGTCAGTGGCCCTTCCGCCAAGTCCGTTTGGCTATCTTAGGACAGGCGAATTGTCGGCGGATGGAAACTGGCTGGTTGTGTCAGAACGCTCAAGAGGAGCGGCATGGGATCTTAGAACGGGCGAACGAAAGGTGCACATCCGAGCCTTTAAAGGCTCGTATATTACACCGGACGCAATGGTCTATTCAGATTTTCCGAAACAGGGTAAGTCAGAGCGGTCGATCGCAGTTATGGACCTCAAAAATAGCACGGTTAATCCGTTAGGCGATATGGCTAGTGATGCGAATATTCGTCAAATGGGCCGCTATTTGCTTGTGCGTAAACCGCTTAAAGAAAAAAAGGAGAAAACCGAAAAAGAAGAAGACAAGAAAAAAGTGCCGTTTAGTGAAGAGGCTCGTGAAAAGGCGCTTCCAGATAAAGAAATGCTGATGGAACTGCGTGACGTCAAGACAGGAACGCTATTATGGCAAAGGGAATTTCTTAAAGAGAGGCCTTCCGTCGTGATCAATTCTGTTCATGATTCGATGGTACTTGGCTGGGCGCTAAATTCGGACGCTGCGAAGCAAATTATTAACAATAATCCGGCACTCAAGGCAAAGCGCGAGAAAATGGGTGATAAAGATGGTGACCAGCTTATTGAATTGATCGATCCCAAAACCGGTGAGATCAAAGGTGACTTTTTGCTTGAAACCGGCGAAGGATCGTTCAGGCCGGAATATTTGACTTTGGCAGGCGACTATCTTCTCGTCAACGACAACCGAAACCGGATCTTGGTTTTTTCAAGTGCAACGGGCGATCTTATAACCCGTTTTTTTGGAAATTACGCGGCGGCTTCACCTGCAACAAAACGGATCGCAATAGAAAATTCACCGGGTCGAGTGACGATTTTCGACATTGTGACCGGAGCAGAGATAACGAAGTTGTCATTTATTCATCCCGTATCAATGATTCAATTTACCGGCGAAGGGCAAGGGCTTTTTGTTCTAACCTCCGACCAAACTGCATATACGTTCGATACTGCAAAATTTAAAGCAGTTGACTAA
- a CDS encoding PQQ-dependent sugar dehydrogenase, with protein sequence MTHRITLVASVIWALCSFGCSQAQTLPQNAVVTTKSGDVKFKVETVASGLEVPWGFAWLPNGDMLVTERPGRVRIIEKGKLRTEPVLTVSDVEPSGESGLMDISIHPEFAKNGFVYLAYAYNKDGKRVKIVRYVYKDNKFAENKIILDSVPGATYHAGMRCRFGPDGKLYVTTGDSTDWNLAQKTDSLAGKTLRLNDDGTVPKDNPFVGKAGYRAEIWTLGNRNAQGIAFQPGSGLVFETEHGPSDFEGRGGGGDEVNILEAGKNYGWPEIHHKQTKEGMVSPLLEYTPACAPASAMFYNGSIFTAFKGNFFFGCLRGMRIIRVVLEGRKVVSQENLLDGPYGRIREMAEGPDGYIYFSTSNRDARGKPAKDDDRILRLVPEKPAASATKTSTPSS encoded by the coding sequence ATGACTCACCGCATTACGTTAGTTGCGTCGGTTATTTGGGCGTTGTGTTCCTTTGGATGCAGCCAGGCGCAGACTTTGCCTCAGAACGCTGTTGTCACAACAAAGAGCGGCGACGTTAAATTCAAGGTCGAGACTGTCGCAAGCGGGCTCGAAGTGCCGTGGGGCTTTGCTTGGCTTCCGAATGGCGACATGCTCGTGACCGAAAGACCAGGGCGAGTTCGGATCATCGAAAAAGGCAAGCTTCGCACGGAACCTGTCTTAACTGTTTCTGATGTCGAGCCGTCAGGCGAGAGCGGACTGATGGATATCTCGATCCATCCTGAGTTTGCCAAGAATGGTTTTGTCTATTTGGCTTACGCCTACAATAAAGACGGCAAGCGGGTAAAGATCGTTCGCTACGTTTATAAAGACAATAAATTTGCGGAAAACAAAATAATCCTCGATTCCGTGCCGGGTGCTACGTATCATGCAGGAATGCGATGCAGGTTCGGGCCTGACGGCAAACTTTATGTAACGACCGGTGATTCCACTGACTGGAATCTGGCTCAAAAGACGGACTCGCTTGCGGGAAAAACTCTGCGGCTGAATGACGACGGCACAGTTCCGAAGGACAATCCATTTGTTGGTAAAGCGGGCTACCGCGCCGAGATATGGACGCTTGGCAATCGCAACGCGCAGGGCATAGCATTTCAGCCGGGCAGCGGACTCGTATTTGAGACCGAACACGGGCCAAGTGATTTTGAAGGACGCGGCGGCGGCGGTGACGAAGTGAATATTCTCGAGGCAGGAAAAAATTACGGCTGGCCCGAAATACACCACAAGCAAACAAAAGAAGGCATGGTCTCGCCTCTGCTCGAATACACGCCTGCATGCGCGCCCGCCAGCGCGATGTTTTACAATGGTTCGATCTTCACGGCCTTTAAAGGGAATTTTTTCTTCGGCTGCCTGCGCGGAATGCGTATTATTCGAGTAGTTCTCGAGGGGCGCAAAGTTGTGAGTCAGGAAAATTTGCTTGACGGCCCTTATGGCCGCATCCGTGAAATGGCAGAAGGCCCGGACGGCTATATCTATTTCTCAACATCAAACCGAGACGCTCGCGGCAAACCTGCCAAAGACGACGACAGAATTCTGAGGCTCGTGCCCGAAAAACCAGCAGCCAGTGCAACCAAGACCTCGACTCCTTCATCCTGA
- a CDS encoding glycosyltransferase family 4 protein, translated as MAAGLTQNGVRVSLVELGSGSAPQWLAKIPNASYLSLHTDSKLLYPIAVRRLARFLKDEHVDILHAHLFFAGLIGVLAKRLHKKTTVALMRHHTSGVHMLGSRLHVTADKWMAEKADHVTTVSSAVREYMYNVDHIERSEIDVVYTGFDFEKMAPSFGDRMRVRREFGFAADNFVIGYVANFINGKGHKQLIEAFSKIADEIPEARLFLVGRGMLQEVQESAARFSEGQIVFAGWRDDISACLNAMDIFVQPSLSEAFSQVLIEAMGVGLPVVATRVGAANEVIVNGENGLLIEPDKPEEIYFEVERLLSDASMRQMIAKKGMSLVRDRYTIPIMIERLMFLYCHWLERKRLKISK; from the coding sequence ATGGCTGCCGGCCTGACTCAAAATGGCGTGCGCGTGTCGCTTGTCGAGCTTGGCAGCGGAAGTGCTCCGCAATGGCTTGCAAAAATTCCGAATGCTTCATATCTGAGTCTGCATACCGATAGCAAGCTTCTGTATCCGATAGCTGTCCGCCGCCTGGCGCGTTTTTTGAAGGACGAGCATGTAGATATTCTTCACGCTCATCTTTTTTTTGCTGGACTGATCGGCGTTTTGGCAAAGCGGCTGCACAAAAAAACAACTGTCGCTCTCATGCGGCACCACACGAGCGGGGTCCACATGCTTGGTTCACGTCTTCACGTAACCGCTGATAAATGGATGGCTGAAAAGGCGGATCATGTTACGACGGTCTCTAGTGCTGTTCGAGAATATATGTACAATGTCGATCATATAGAACGTAGTGAGATCGACGTAGTTTACACAGGTTTCGATTTTGAAAAGATGGCGCCGAGTTTCGGAGATCGGATGCGTGTTCGGCGTGAATTCGGCTTTGCAGCTGATAATTTTGTTATTGGATACGTCGCGAATTTCATCAACGGCAAAGGTCATAAACAATTGATCGAGGCGTTTTCTAAGATCGCCGATGAAATTCCCGAGGCCAGGCTTTTTCTTGTGGGACGCGGAATGCTTCAGGAGGTTCAGGAGTCGGCGGCGAGATTTTCAGAGGGGCAAATTGTTTTTGCCGGTTGGCGTGACGACATTTCTGCCTGTCTTAACGCAATGGATATTTTCGTTCAGCCGTCGCTTTCCGAGGCGTTCAGTCAGGTTCTTATTGAAGCGATGGGCGTTGGCCTACCGGTTGTAGCGACCCGCGTAGGAGCAGCTAATGAGGTAATTGTAAATGGCGAAAACGGCCTTCTTATAGAACCGGACAAACCGGAAGAGATCTATTTTGAAGTCGAGCGTCTCCTTAGTGATGCTTCCATGCGCCAAATGATAGCCAAAAAGGGAATGTCTTTGGTGAGAGACCGGTATACAATTCCGATTATGATCGAACGGCTGATGTTCTTATATTGCCATTGGCTTGAACGCAAAAGGTTGAAAATCAGCAAATGA